One region of Mangifera indica cultivar Alphonso chromosome 3, CATAS_Mindica_2.1, whole genome shotgun sequence genomic DNA includes:
- the LOC123210569 gene encoding heat shock factor-binding protein-like encodes MDAQDSEDLKQSTADMTAFVQNLLQQMQSRFQTMSESIIMKIDEMGNRISELEQSINDLRSEMGIEGSSPSAPSMAKDDLS; translated from the exons ATG GATGCACAGGATTCAGAAGATCTGAAACAGAGCACTGCAGATATGACTGCTTTT GTCCAAAATCTTCTTCAGCAGATG CAATCTAGGTTCCAGACAATGTCTGAGTCCATCATAATGAAGA TCGATGAGATGGGCAACAGGATATCTGAATTGGAGCAGAGCATCAATGATCTGAGATCCGAGATGGGTATAGAGGGCTCTTCTCCTTCAGCTCCTTCCATGGCAAAGGATGACCTCAGTTAG
- the LOC123212109 gene encoding protein RALF-like 33, with protein sequence MRASKITALLFVVSAIILAVYVATSSASAMDVNAGLQLGFIPVKPECTGSIGECMTVGEEDFDLEFDMDTEINRRILAARRYISYGALRANTVPCSRRGASYYNCRAGGQANPYSRGCSAITRCRR encoded by the coding sequence ATGAGAGCCTCAAAAATCACTGCTCTTCTCTTCGTTGTATCTGCAATAATCTTGGCTGTCTACGTGGCTACCTCATCGGCATCAGCCATGGATGTCAATGCGGGTCTCCAGCTGGGTTTCATTCCAGTGAAACCGGAGTGCACTGGATCCATCGGAGAGTGTATGACTGTCGGCGAGGAGGACTTCGATTTGGAGTTTGACATGGACACTGAGATCAACCGTCGGATTTTAGCGGCGAGGAGGTACATAAGCTACGGTGCGCTGAGGGCGAACACTGTGCCATGCTCGCGACGTGGCGCATCCTACTACAACTGTCGAGCCGGCGGTCAGGCCAACCCATACTCGCGCGGATGCAGTGCCATCACTCGTTGCAGgcgttaa